In Streptomyces sp. NBC_01707, a genomic segment contains:
- a CDS encoding trypsin-like serine protease, with product MFRTVARAMTGVLALTAAAAVIPLGSSVPAAADSIVIGGQPAHVKDSPWVVALSSRDRFGGTRAGQFCGAVMVAPTKALTAAHCLNQEEFGTDVTKASDLRIIAGRDELNGTGGHEIAVKDAWINPRYDRTTNVGDLAVLTLANALPGQSVISMAPAGDQAYEPAAGAVVYGWGDTTGRGDFASSLHSAQVNVLPDSTCEQAYPGGRAGKYQASAMLCAGDPLGGHDACQGDSGGPLVARGRLVGLVSWGNGCGLPGAPGVYTRISAAIGWMAGSS from the coding sequence ATGTTCCGCACCGTCGCCCGCGCCATGACCGGGGTCCTCGCCCTGACTGCTGCCGCGGCCGTGATACCGCTCGGCTCCTCGGTTCCGGCGGCTGCGGACAGCATTGTCATCGGTGGGCAGCCCGCTCATGTCAAGGACAGTCCCTGGGTCGTCGCGCTGTCCAGCCGTGACCGTTTCGGAGGTACCCGCGCGGGCCAGTTCTGCGGCGCCGTGATGGTGGCTCCGACGAAGGCCCTGACCGCCGCGCACTGTCTGAACCAGGAGGAGTTCGGCACGGATGTGACCAAGGCGAGCGATCTGCGGATCATCGCCGGGCGGGACGAGCTGAACGGGACCGGAGGCCATGAGATCGCGGTCAAGGATGCATGGATCAACCCGCGATACGACCGCACGACCAATGTCGGCGATCTGGCGGTGCTCACCCTGGCCAACGCGCTTCCCGGGCAGAGCGTGATCTCGATGGCCCCGGCCGGCGACCAGGCGTACGAGCCGGCTGCCGGCGCCGTGGTCTATGGATGGGGGGACACGACAGGGCGCGGTGATTTTGCGTCGTCTCTCCACTCCGCCCAGGTGAACGTCCTTCCGGACAGCACGTGCGAGCAGGCCTACCCGGGGGGCAGGGCGGGGAAGTACCAGGCCTCGGCGATGCTCTGCGCGGGAGACCCGCTGGGTGGGCACGACGCATGCCAGGGAGACAGCGGAGGCCCGCTGGTCGCCCGCGGGCGACTCGTCGGGCTGGTCTCCTGGGGGAACGGCTGCGGGCTCCCGGGTGCCCCTGGTGTCTACACGCGGATCTCCGCCGCCATCGGCTGGATGGCGGGCAGTAGCTGA
- a CDS encoding RNA polymerase sigma factor, producing the protein MSASTSRTLPPEIAESESVMALIERGKADGQIAGDDVRRAFEADQIPPTQWKNVLRSLNQILEEEGVTLMVSAAESPKRARKSVAAKSPVKRTATKTVAAKTTVTRTVAATAAPSAETVDVVADDAAAASPAKKVAAKKTAAKKTAVKKTAAKKTATKKSGKKDADELLDGDEATEEVQVGKGDEEEGEGETKGFVLSDDDEDDAPAQQVAVAGATADPVKDYLKQIGKVPLLNAEQEVELAKRIEAGLFAEDKLANSDKLAPKLKRELEIIAEDGRRAKNHLLEANLRLVVSLAKRYTGRGMLFLDLIQEGNLGLIRAVEKFDYTKGYKFSTYATWWIRQAITRAMADQARTIRIPVHMVEVINKLARVQRQMLQDLGREPTPEELAKELDMTPEKVIEVQKYGREPISLHTPLGEDGDSEFGDLIEDSEAVVPADAVSFTLLQEQLHSVLDTLSEREAGVVSMRFGLTDGQPKTLDEIGKVYGVTRERIRQIESKTMSKLRHPSRSQVLRDYLD; encoded by the coding sequence GTGTCGGCCAGCACATCCCGTACGCTCCCGCCGGAGATCGCCGAGTCAGAGTCTGTGATGGCGCTCATCGAGCGGGGAAAGGCTGATGGGCAGATCGCCGGCGATGACGTGCGTCGGGCCTTCGAGGCTGACCAGATTCCGCCAACCCAGTGGAAGAATGTTCTGCGCAGCCTCAACCAGATCCTCGAGGAAGAGGGTGTGACGCTGATGGTCAGTGCCGCGGAGTCGCCGAAACGCGCCCGCAAGAGCGTCGCAGCGAAGAGCCCGGTCAAGCGCACCGCCACCAAGACTGTCGCGGCCAAGACGACCGTGACGAGGACCGTCGCGGCCACCGCCGCCCCGTCGGCCGAGACCGTGGACGTGGTGGCCGACGATGCCGCCGCGGCCAGCCCTGCGAAGAAGGTGGCAGCCAAGAAGACGGCTGCCAAGAAGACCGCTGTGAAGAAGACGGCGGCCAAGAAGACAGCAACGAAGAAGTCCGGCAAGAAGGACGCCGACGAGCTGCTCGACGGCGATGAGGCGACCGAGGAAGTACAGGTAGGCAAGGGCGACGAAGAGGAGGGCGAGGGCGAGACCAAGGGCTTCGTCCTCTCCGACGACGACGAGGACGACGCGCCTGCGCAGCAGGTCGCCGTCGCCGGTGCCACGGCCGACCCGGTCAAGGACTACCTGAAGCAGATCGGCAAGGTTCCCCTCCTCAATGCCGAGCAGGAGGTCGAGCTCGCCAAGCGCATCGAGGCGGGCCTGTTCGCCGAGGACAAGCTGGCGAACTCCGACAAGCTCGCGCCGAAGCTCAAGCGCGAGCTGGAGATCATCGCCGAGGACGGCCGTCGCGCCAAGAACCACCTGCTGGAGGCCAACCTCCGTCTCGTGGTCTCGCTGGCCAAGCGTTACACCGGCCGCGGCATGCTCTTCCTGGACCTGATCCAGGAGGGCAACCTCGGTCTGATCCGCGCGGTCGAGAAGTTCGACTACACCAAGGGCTACAAGTTCTCCACGTATGCCACCTGGTGGATCCGTCAGGCGATCACCCGCGCCATGGCCGACCAGGCCCGTACCATCCGTATCCCGGTGCACATGGTCGAGGTCATCAACAAGCTCGCGCGCGTGCAGCGCCAGATGCTCCAGGACCTGGGCCGCGAGCCCACCCCGGAGGAGCTGGCCAAGGAACTCGACATGACCCCCGAGAAGGTCATCGAGGTCCAGAAGTACGGTCGTGAGCCGATCTCCCTCCACACCCCGCTGGGTGAGGACGGGGACAGCGAGTTCGGTGACCTGATCGAGGACTCCGAGGCGGTCGTTCCGGCCGACGCGGTCAGCTTCACGCTCCTCCAGGAGCAGCTGCACTCGGTGCTGGACACGCTCTCCGAGCGTGAAGCCGGCGTGGTCTCGATGCGCTTCGGTCTCACCGATGGTCAGCCGAAGACCCTCGACGAGATCGGCAAGGTCTACGGCGTGACGCGTGAGCGCATCCGCCAGATCGAGTCGAAGACCATGTCGAAGCTGCGCCACCCGTCGCGTTCGCAGGTGCTGCGCGACTACCTCGACTAG
- a CDS encoding FadR/GntR family transcriptional regulator has translation MMTAARSVDSGLAGSGDLDRYPYTEAPAGEHAAVRSWGGADAELGRAGRRGSASRGRGLHGQLVQQLGQMIVSGDLGADRPLVPEEIGQRFEVSRTVVRESLRVLEAKGLVSARPNVGTRVRPVSDWNLLDPDIIEWRAFGPQRDDQRRELGELRWTIEPLAARLAAGHGREDIQQRLGDMVEIMGHAVAQGDGITCSRADAEFHSLLIQAAGNRMLEHLSGIVSAALQVSGGPITACDRPGEASLGHHARIVEALATGDATGAEAAMRQLLVVHPEVERVVPAPREH, from the coding sequence ATGATGACCGCCGCCCGCTCCGTCGACTCCGGCCTCGCCGGCTCGGGTGATCTCGATCGCTACCCCTATACGGAGGCGCCGGCCGGCGAGCATGCAGCCGTTCGTTCCTGGGGCGGCGCCGACGCCGAGCTGGGCCGGGCGGGCCGACGGGGCTCGGCAAGCCGCGGCCGCGGCCTCCACGGCCAACTCGTTCAGCAGCTGGGTCAGATGATCGTCTCCGGTGATCTGGGCGCCGACCGCCCGCTCGTGCCGGAGGAGATCGGCCAGCGTTTCGAGGTCTCCCGCACCGTCGTGCGCGAGTCACTGCGCGTTCTTGAGGCCAAAGGCCTGGTCAGTGCCCGGCCGAACGTGGGTACCCGGGTCCGCCCGGTCAGCGACTGGAATCTGCTGGACCCCGACATCATCGAGTGGCGAGCTTTCGGTCCGCAGCGCGACGACCAGCGTCGTGAGCTCGGTGAGCTCCGATGGACGATCGAGCCGCTCGCCGCTCGCCTGGCCGCCGGTCACGGTCGCGAGGACATCCAGCAGCGCCTCGGTGACATGGTCGAGATCATGGGGCACGCTGTCGCCCAGGGTGACGGGATCACCTGCTCCCGGGCCGATGCCGAGTTCCACTCACTGCTCATCCAGGCCGCCGGCAATCGCATGCTTGAACACCTCTCCGGCATCGTTTCCGCCGCCCTGCAGGTCTCGGGCGGTCCGATCACGGCCTGTGACCGTCCCGGCGAGGCGTCCCTCGGTCACCATGCCCGGATCGTCGAGGCTCTCGCCACCGGTGACGCGACGGGTGCCGAGGCGGCCATGCGCCAACTTCTTGTCGTCCACCCGGAGGTGGAGCGAGTGGTACCGGCGCCGCGCGAGCACTGA
- a CDS encoding ATP-binding cassette domain-containing protein, giving the protein MLQAIGLTSAPHRGRPPAVDDLTFEAGPGAVTALLGAPGSGKTMALRLMLDIESGRGITYFRGRPLHRIPQPAREVGVLLGDVPGHPARTARGQLRMLCAAAGVPASRADELLETVGLAALRDQRIGSMSVGMDRRLGLAAALLGDPHALILDDPGEGLSPHEKSWLHGLLRSHAARGGTVLYTTRDPKEAARSADHVVTIDSGRLVADQGGAAFSRTRLRPRVVVRTPHAARLATVVSREARAAQRSVEVVAEASSLLAVYGSSCAEIGDTAFRHGVPVHQLADEIGDTGPVTTGPSGTGAAPRPESPATDPEAAPGPASPASASEPPPVRRRPARGPLQPLRYELRRFFGVRTTAVIMVAVLVVSVGISVLLARGDHARLPDVLAGWPSMLPLPPVAFGAGLLGALSFGDEFRYPALAAGRGTVPRRIGLLLAKLLVSAGVAVLLALLTVLASEEALHVLHGGDLIRVPRNATYLAASWAALNVGCAWAGLLAAGIFRVTSAGLSAVLAVPVLVVPLMEKMPAGPTAHSMLGLPARLRELAWVQWPHVMDRWMLALVRMVVHPVGVALSLSLSVLICAYLFTSLRGRVRW; this is encoded by the coding sequence ATGCTCCAGGCCATCGGACTCACCAGCGCTCCCCACCGCGGCCGTCCGCCCGCCGTGGACGACCTCACCTTCGAAGCGGGGCCGGGCGCCGTCACCGCGCTCCTCGGTGCCCCCGGCTCCGGCAAGACCATGGCCCTTCGTCTGATGCTCGACATCGAGTCGGGGCGGGGGATCACCTACTTCCGTGGCAGACCGCTGCACCGCATCCCGCAGCCCGCCCGTGAGGTGGGAGTGCTCCTCGGGGACGTACCCGGTCATCCCGCTCGTACCGCCCGTGGCCAGCTCCGTATGCTCTGCGCCGCCGCGGGGGTGCCCGCCTCCCGGGCGGACGAGCTGCTCGAGACGGTCGGCCTCGCCGCGCTCCGTGACCAGCGCATCGGCTCGATGTCGGTCGGTATGGACCGCAGGCTCGGCCTCGCTGCGGCGCTGCTCGGTGACCCTCACGCACTGATCCTCGACGATCCCGGAGAGGGGCTCTCCCCGCACGAGAAGAGCTGGTTGCACGGCCTGCTTCGCTCCCATGCGGCCCGGGGAGGGACGGTTCTGTACACCACCCGTGACCCCAAGGAGGCCGCGCGTTCGGCCGACCATGTGGTCACGATCGACTCCGGACGCCTCGTCGCCGACCAGGGCGGCGCCGCCTTCTCCCGCACCCGGCTGCGCCCCCGCGTCGTCGTCCGCACTCCGCACGCTGCCCGGCTCGCCACGGTGGTCAGCCGTGAGGCGCGCGCGGCGCAGCGCTCCGTCGAGGTGGTCGCCGAAGCGAGCAGTCTGCTGGCGGTGTACGGCAGTAGTTGCGCGGAGATCGGCGACACGGCATTCCGTCACGGCGTACCCGTGCATCAACTGGCCGACGAGATCGGTGACACCGGCCCGGTCACCACCGGTCCTTCCGGAACAGGTGCCGCACCTCGTCCGGAGTCGCCGGCCACCGATCCGGAGGCCGCACCGGGGCCCGCGTCACCCGCATCCGCGTCGGAACCGCCGCCGGTCCGACGGCGTCCGGCCCGGGGGCCGCTCCAACCGCTGCGCTACGAACTGCGCCGATTCTTCGGCGTCAGAACAACGGCGGTGATCATGGTTGCCGTTCTGGTCGTGTCGGTCGGGATCTCGGTCCTGCTCGCCCGCGGTGACCATGCCCGGCTCCCCGATGTGCTCGCCGGCTGGCCGTCGATGCTGCCGCTGCCGCCCGTCGCGTTCGGCGCCGGGCTGCTCGGAGCGCTCTCGTTCGGTGACGAGTTCCGCTACCCCGCGCTCGCGGCGGGTCGGGGTACCGTTCCCCGCCGCATCGGTCTGCTGCTGGCCAAGCTGCTCGTCTCGGCGGGCGTCGCGGTGCTGCTCGCGCTGCTGACCGTTCTGGCATCCGAGGAAGCCCTCCATGTCTTGCACGGAGGCGACTTGATCCGTGTCCCGCGGAATGCGACGTATCTTGCGGCGAGTTGGGCGGCCCTGAACGTGGGGTGCGCCTGGGCCGGTCTGCTGGCCGCCGGAATCTTCAGGGTGACGTCCGCCGGACTTTCCGCGGTACTCGCCGTTCCCGTGCTCGTCGTCCCACTGATGGAGAAGATGCCCGCGGGGCCGACCGCACATTCGATGCTCGGACTTCCGGCCAGGCTCCGCGAGCTGGCCTGGGTGCAGTGGCCGCACGTGATGGACCGATGGATGTTGGCTCTCGTGCGCATGGTGGTGCACCCGGTGGGGGTGGCGCTGTCGTTGTCGCTCTCGGTCCTGATCTGCGCTTATCTGTTCACCAGTCTTCGCGGCAGGGTTCGTTGGTGA
- a CDS encoding NUDIX domain-containing protein: MPPYDPSTFPPFAVTVDLVVLTVRRHALCALVVRRGESPFQGRWALPGGFVKADEDLGAAAARELAEETGLCAHDPAAPAVGNGAHLEQLATYGDPKRDPRMRVVSVAHLALAPDLPAPRAGGDANSARWAPVDDLLGPEGGYGREGEQQAPLAFDHAQILADGVERARSKIEYSSLATAFCPPAFTVGELRRVYEAVWGVVLDPRNFHRKVTGTPGFLVPAGGTTTRQGGRPAQLFRAGAATVLNPPMLRPEV, translated from the coding sequence ATGCCGCCCTACGACCCGTCGACCTTTCCGCCCTTCGCTGTCACCGTCGACCTCGTTGTGCTCACCGTGCGCCGCCATGCGTTGTGTGCGCTGGTGGTTCGCCGTGGCGAGTCGCCGTTCCAGGGCCGGTGGGCGCTACCCGGCGGCTTCGTCAAGGCCGATGAGGACCTCGGGGCCGCCGCGGCACGCGAGCTGGCGGAGGAAACCGGGTTGTGCGCCCACGACCCGGCAGCCCCGGCAGTCGGTAACGGTGCCCATCTCGAACAGCTCGCCACCTACGGCGACCCCAAGCGGGACCCGCGGATGCGGGTCGTCAGCGTCGCCCACCTCGCACTGGCACCCGACCTGCCCGCCCCCCGTGCGGGCGGTGATGCGAACAGCGCGCGGTGGGCGCCCGTCGACGACCTGCTCGGACCGGAGGGTGGCTACGGTCGCGAAGGCGAGCAGCAGGCCCCGCTGGCCTTCGACCATGCGCAGATTCTTGCCGACGGTGTCGAGCGGGCCCGTTCCAAGATCGAGTACTCCTCGTTGGCCACCGCCTTCTGCCCGCCGGCGTTCACGGTCGGCGAGCTCCGTCGGGTGTACGAGGCCGTGTGGGGCGTGGTCCTCGATCCGCGGAACTTCCACCGCAAGGTGACGGGCACGCCCGGATTCCTGGTCCCCGCCGGTGGAACCACCACCCGCCAGGGCGGGCGTCCGGCCCAGCTCTTCCGGGCCGGTGCGGCCACGGTGCTCAATCCGCCGATGCTGAGGCCCGAAGTCTGA
- a CDS encoding DUF4192 domain-containing protein, whose translation MNKHHESTGPADEQQITLRGPAELADALPYLMGFYPNDSVVMVALHGGRGRFGGRLRLGIPQSSQEWPSTAEQLAECLVKGSERRGERPDAIVIFLCQDPADGETPGQVMERLRPLAQRLRTACGALDVPVLEALCISDGRYWSYCCPDPRCCPAEGNSLSLPGTSVMAAAATYAGIQVRGSLREMEARLMPLKTPSVADQPRALDAAGAALVPRILDEEGRKEVARETLVLARALMKRLRAAPATTPSAADVQDDSLISHDEAAAVILGLQDRETRDKAAEWMEGSEAESALRLWRALSRRCVGPYGEHAAAPLTLTGWVSWSTGDEPGARVALGLALQADPDYTFAQLLHQACNQGLDPETLRRCLRGERGDRAGRTGHRSERSAAPRAARPPAMRRKRAQPGSARPGTAVARRRARVSRGDGGGGTKGGRQP comes from the coding sequence ATGAACAAGCACCACGAATCCACCGGGCCGGCCGACGAACAGCAGATCACTCTGCGCGGGCCCGCCGAACTCGCCGATGCCCTCCCGTATCTCATGGGGTTCTATCCGAACGACAGCGTGGTCATGGTCGCCCTGCACGGCGGCCGCGGCCGCTTCGGCGGGCGGCTCAGGCTCGGAATTCCGCAGTCATCGCAAGAATGGCCGTCCACCGCCGAGCAGCTCGCCGAGTGTCTGGTCAAGGGCAGCGAGCGGCGCGGGGAGCGTCCTGATGCGATCGTCATTTTTCTCTGTCAGGATCCTGCCGACGGGGAGACCCCGGGGCAGGTGATGGAGCGGCTGCGCCCGCTGGCTCAACGTCTGCGCACGGCCTGCGGAGCACTGGACGTACCCGTACTCGAGGCGCTCTGCATCTCCGACGGCCGGTACTGGTCCTACTGCTGCCCCGACCCGCGCTGCTGTCCTGCTGAGGGAAACTCGCTTTCCCTTCCAGGCACCTCCGTGATGGCGGCCGCGGCCACCTACGCGGGCATTCAAGTGCGGGGATCTCTGCGGGAGATGGAAGCCAGGCTCATGCCTCTGAAGACCCCGTCGGTGGCGGATCAGCCACGGGCTCTGGACGCGGCGGGCGCGGCACTGGTGCCGAGGATCCTCGACGAGGAGGGACGCAAGGAGGTGGCCCGGGAGACGCTGGTGCTCGCCCGTGCGCTGATGAAGCGCCTCCGGGCGGCGCCGGCGACGACGCCCTCCGCTGCGGACGTCCAGGACGACTCCCTGATCAGCCATGACGAGGCCGCCGCGGTGATCCTCGGCCTGCAGGACCGGGAGACCCGGGACAAGGCCGCCGAATGGATGGAGGGGTCGGAAGCGGAATCCGCGTTGCGGTTGTGGCGGGCACTCTCGCGTCGCTGCGTAGGACCTTACGGGGAGCATGCCGCGGCGCCTCTCACCCTGACCGGCTGGGTCTCCTGGTCCACCGGCGACGAACCGGGTGCGCGGGTCGCTCTGGGCCTGGCCCTGCAGGCGGACCCCGACTACACCTTTGCTCAACTCCTCCACCAGGCGTGCAACCAAGGACTCGACCCGGAGACCCTGCGCCGTTGTCTGCGAGGGGAGCGCGGTGACCGGGCGGGCCGAACCGGCCATCGTTCGGAGCGGAGTGCGGCGCCCCGCGCGGCACGCCCGCCGGCCATGAGGCGGAAGCGGGCGCAGCCAGGCTCCGCCCGTCCCGGAACGGCGGTTGCCCGACGGCGTGCCCGGGTGTCGCGGGGCGATGGCGGGGGCGGGACCAAGGGCGGTCGACAGCCGTGA
- a CDS encoding RecQ family ATP-dependent DNA helicase has translation MTNADRPELRASADSVLARLVGDTTDTARLREDQWRAIEALVADRRRALVVQRTGWGKSAVYFVATSLLRAQGSGPTVIVSPLLALMRNQVAAAARAGITARTINSSNTEEWDTVQAEVAAGEVDVLLVSPERLNNPDFRDQVLPRLAAATGLLVVDEAHCISDWGHDFRPDYRRLRTMLADLPAGVPVLATTATANARVTADVAEQLGTGAGTDALVLRGPLDRESLSLGVLQLPTAAHRLAWLGDHLKELPGSGIIYTLTVAAAEEITAYLRQCGHTVASYTGRTENADRQQAEDDLLANRVKALVATSALGMGFDKPDLGFVVHLGSPSSPIAYYQQVGRAGRGVEHAEVLLLPGREDEAIWQYFASVAFPPEEQVRRTIDVLAQAGRPLSLPALEPLVELRRTRLETMLKVLDVDGAVKRVKGGWIATGEPWVYDSERYAWVARQRSAEQQAMRDYAMTTGCRMEFLRRQLDDEEAAACGRCDNCAGARFDDQVSTEPRKMWPTGLAAVGVDLKGRIPAGELSFSGRALGRLSDIGWGNRLRPMLAAQTQDAPVPDDVANAVVTVLADWAKGPGGWASGTADAVPRPVGVVTVASHSRPQLIQSLGRRIAEVGRMPLLGSVTYAPEAAEARISRTNSAQRVRALHEALVVEPELTEALASAGGPVLLVDDLSDTGWTLAVASRLLRRAGAEGVFPLVLAVQA, from the coding sequence ATGACCAACGCAGACCGCCCAGAGCTCAGGGCTTCGGCCGATTCCGTACTGGCCCGACTCGTCGGGGACACCACCGACACTGCGCGGCTGCGCGAGGACCAGTGGCGGGCCATCGAGGCACTGGTCGCGGACAGACGCAGAGCGCTGGTCGTCCAGCGGACCGGCTGGGGCAAGTCCGCCGTGTATTTCGTCGCGACCTCGCTGTTGCGGGCGCAGGGCAGCGGCCCGACGGTGATCGTCTCGCCGCTGCTCGCACTGATGCGTAACCAGGTAGCGGCCGCGGCCCGGGCCGGGATCACCGCCCGCACGATCAACTCGTCCAACACCGAGGAGTGGGACACCGTCCAGGCCGAGGTGGCAGCAGGGGAGGTGGATGTCCTGCTCGTCAGCCCCGAGCGGCTCAACAACCCCGACTTCCGGGACCAGGTCCTGCCCCGGCTCGCTGCCGCAACCGGGCTGCTCGTGGTCGACGAAGCACACTGCATCTCCGACTGGGGTCACGACTTCCGGCCGGACTACCGTCGGCTGCGGACGATGCTCGCCGATCTGCCGGCAGGCGTGCCCGTGCTCGCGACGACCGCCACTGCGAACGCGCGGGTGACCGCGGACGTCGCCGAGCAGCTCGGTACGGGCGCGGGCACGGACGCGCTGGTGCTGCGTGGACCTCTCGACCGCGAGAGTCTGAGTCTGGGCGTGCTCCAACTGCCGACCGCTGCACACCGGCTGGCCTGGCTGGGTGATCATCTCAAGGAACTCCCGGGTTCCGGGATCATCTACACGCTCACTGTCGCGGCCGCCGAGGAGATCACGGCGTATCTGCGCCAGTGCGGGCACACCGTGGCCTCCTACACCGGCCGCACCGAGAACGCAGACCGGCAGCAGGCGGAGGACGATCTCCTGGCCAACCGGGTCAAGGCCCTGGTCGCAACGTCCGCGCTCGGTATGGGATTCGACAAGCCCGACCTCGGCTTCGTCGTGCACCTCGGCTCGCCCTCCTCCCCCATCGCCTACTACCAGCAGGTGGGTCGCGCGGGCCGAGGCGTCGAGCATGCCGAGGTGCTGCTGCTCCCGGGCAGGGAGGACGAGGCGATCTGGCAGTACTTCGCATCGGTCGCCTTCCCCCCGGAGGAGCAGGTCCGGCGGACCATCGATGTGCTCGCCCAGGCCGGCCGGCCGCTCTCGCTGCCTGCTCTGGAGCCGCTGGTCGAGCTGCGGCGCACCCGCCTGGAGACGATGCTCAAGGTCCTCGACGTCGACGGTGCGGTGAAGCGGGTGAAGGGCGGCTGGATCGCCACGGGAGAGCCCTGGGTCTACGACTCCGAGCGCTATGCCTGGGTTGCACGCCAGCGGTCCGCCGAGCAGCAGGCGATGCGCGACTACGCAATGACGACCGGCTGCCGGATGGAGTTCCTCCGTCGCCAGCTGGACGACGAGGAAGCGGCGGCCTGCGGACGCTGTGACAACTGCGCGGGTGCGCGCTTCGACGACCAGGTGTCGACGGAGCCCCGCAAGATGTGGCCGACGGGTCTCGCCGCGGTGGGAGTCGACCTCAAGGGCCGTATCCCGGCGGGCGAACTCTCCTTCTCTGGGCGCGCCCTCGGCCGTCTCTCCGACATCGGCTGGGGCAACCGGCTGCGGCCGATGCTGGCGGCGCAGACGCAGGACGCCCCGGTACCGGACGATGTGGCGAACGCGGTGGTGACCGTGCTGGCCGACTGGGCCAAGGGGCCGGGTGGGTGGGCATCCGGCACCGCCGATGCCGTACCCCGGCCCGTCGGCGTCGTCACGGTCGCCTCGCACAGCAGACCGCAGCTCATCCAGTCACTCGGCAGACGTATCGCCGAGGTCGGCCGGATGCCACTGCTCGGCAGCGTCACCTACGCGCCAGAAGCGGCCGAGGCGCGGATCTCCCGGACCAACAGCGCGCAGCGGGTGCGGGCCCTGCACGAGGCGCTCGTCGTGGAGCCGGAGCTGACCGAGGCGTTGGCGTCGGCGGGAGGCCCGGTGCTGCTCGTGGACGATCTCTCGGACACCGGCTGGACGCTTGCCGTGGCATCCCGGCTGCTGCGCCGGGCAGGGGCGGAAGGAGTGTTTCCGCTGGTCCTCGCTGTTCAGGCGTGA
- a CDS encoding ribonuclease HII: protein MPYEPPTHTVERSLRATTGAKTVAGVDEVGRGAWAGPVTVCAAVTGLRKPPAGLTDSKLITPKRRAELAPLLEGWVTAYGLGDASPQEIDDLGMTAALRLAAVRALEALPVRPDAVILDGKHDYLGEPWTVRTVIKGDQSCVAVAAASVIAKVRRDTMMAELGAESGEYAAFAFDANAGYPSPVHRAALEALGPTPHHRLSWSYLDALPEWQHLKKVRISAEAAALESGGQLGFDF from the coding sequence ATGCCGTACGAACCACCCACGCACACCGTCGAGCGCTCACTGCGCGCTACCACTGGTGCCAAGACCGTCGCCGGTGTCGACGAGGTCGGACGCGGAGCGTGGGCGGGACCGGTCACCGTATGTGCGGCCGTCACCGGCCTCCGCAAGCCTCCTGCCGGACTCACCGACTCCAAGCTGATCACCCCCAAGCGCCGCGCCGAGCTGGCGCCGCTGCTCGAGGGCTGGGTCACCGCCTACGGTCTCGGAGACGCCTCGCCGCAGGAGATCGACGACCTCGGGATGACCGCGGCCCTGCGCCTCGCCGCTGTCCGCGCCCTAGAGGCGCTGCCCGTACGCCCCGACGCGGTGATACTCGACGGCAAACACGACTACCTGGGCGAGCCCTGGACGGTCCGAACCGTCATCAAGGGCGACCAGTCCTGTGTCGCGGTCGCGGCCGCCTCGGTGATCGCGAAGGTTCGCAGGGACACGATGATGGCCGAACTGGGCGCGGAATCGGGGGAGTACGCCGCCTTCGCCTTCGATGCCAACGCCGGCTACCCGTCCCCCGTGCACAGGGCCGCTCTGGAGGCGCTGGGACCCACGCCCCACCACCGCCTCTCGTGGTCGTACCTCGACGCGCTGCCCGAGTGGCAGCACCTGAAGAAGGTCCGCATCTCCGCCGAGGCGGCTGCACTGGAAAGCGGGGGCCAGCTCGGCTTCGACTTCTGA
- a CDS encoding TetR/AcrR family transcriptional regulator codes for MVTSRSAAAARPSMASPRRRGPVLERAILDAALEQLSTVGWNGLTMEGVAAGAQTGKAAVYRRWPSKEDLVVDALQTALPALGEAPDFGSVREDLFQLCRRLRDAMLSKPGCALRSVLHECDASAAERFQSVILKGVIQPSTELLREVVGRGIARGDVRSDATSELSFEVIPAMMMYRSKVCGSEWTDGELAEMIDQVVVPLFRSSDN; via the coding sequence ATGGTTACTTCGCGCTCGGCGGCCGCCGCTCGGCCGTCGATGGCGTCACCGCGCCGCCGTGGGCCCGTACTGGAACGCGCGATCCTCGATGCCGCCCTGGAGCAGCTGAGTACGGTGGGCTGGAACGGGCTGACCATGGAGGGCGTCGCCGCCGGGGCCCAGACAGGGAAGGCGGCGGTCTACCGGCGATGGCCCTCGAAGGAGGACCTCGTGGTCGACGCACTGCAGACGGCACTGCCGGCGCTCGGCGAGGCGCCCGACTTCGGCAGTGTTCGCGAAGACCTCTTCCAGCTCTGTCGGCGGCTGCGCGACGCCATGCTTTCCAAGCCCGGATGCGCGCTGCGTTCCGTACTTCACGAGTGCGACGCAAGCGCCGCCGAGCGGTTCCAGTCGGTGATCCTCAAAGGGGTGATCCAGCCGTCGACCGAGCTCCTCAGGGAGGTGGTCGGCCGGGGAATCGCGCGCGGAGACGTCCGCTCCGACGCCACGAGCGAGCTGTCCTTCGAAGTGATCCCCGCCATGATGATGTACCGCAGCAAGGTGTGCGGCAGCGAATGGACGGACGGGGAGCTCGCCGAAATGATCGATCAGGTCGTGGTGCCGCTGTTCCGCTCCTCCGACAACTGA